A genomic stretch from Helianthus annuus cultivar XRQ/B chromosome 1, HanXRQr2.0-SUNRISE, whole genome shotgun sequence includes:
- the LOC110873495 gene encoding uncharacterized protein LOC110873495 isoform X2, whose product MAYHTTFFPVAHQDPVSFSNYETYGYVDTNYDASNVCVFNEAKSIDHGYEYDYSYSDTYDYDKGYDYGDCHDWYSSPNTDINYLAQNYMEPKLIAYEPVECDTGYVSYHTQHSISYSKVDPGFNEPEFEEYDPTPYDGGYDIVSAYGKPLPPSDKTCYPRSKPKPVAPRPTPNSESLPNTKASPKPEPEPKHMPIATPIPLPKPEPKPELEPEPEPELVHALVPVPEPLELNEVGEREKKEYNYPGYGYDYPWPEYDNAHAIGAGYDYGYGKQVVQIPPCEYSPEVVDFCESIFGSWPCLARIRKQQMGVVNNSQMSTPEIGQRNPWEECASYFFGRPIASYNV is encoded by the exons ATGGCTTAC CACACCACTTTTTTTCCTGTAGCTCACCAAGATCCAGTAAGTTTTTCTAATTATGAAACTTATGGTTATGTAGATACTAATTATGATGCATCCAATGTTTGTGTGTTTAATGAGGCAAAATCCATAGATCATGGTTATGAATATGATTATAGTTATAGTGATACTTATGATTATGATAAGGGTTATGATTATGGTGATTGTCATGATTGGTATTCATCTCCTAATACTGACATCAATTACTTGGCACAAAACTATATGGAGCCTAAGTTAATTGCGTACGAACCGGTTGAGTGTGATACGGGCTATGTCTCGTATCATACACAACATTCGATATCGTACTCAAAAGTGGATCCGGGGTTTAACGAACCTGAATTTGAGGAGTACGATCCAACCCCATATGACGGTGGATATGATATTGTAAGTGCGTATGGAAAGCCCCTTCCACCCTCGGATAAAACATGTTATCCACGTTCCAAACCCAAACCTGTTGCGCCTAGGCCCACGCCTAACTCTGAGTCTCTACCTAACACCAAGGCCAGTCCtaagcctgagcctgagcctaaGCATATGCCTATTGCTACTCCTATCCCTCTTCCCAAGCCCGAGCCTAAGCCTGAGcttgagcctgagcctgagcctgagcttgTGCATGCTTTGGTTCCTGTGCCTGAGCCATTAGAGTTGAATGAGGTTggagaaagggaaaagaaagaaTACAATTATCCTGGCTATGGATATGATTATCCCTGGCCAGAATATGACAATGCACATGCAATTGGAGCGGGGTACGATTATGGATATGGGAAACAAGTGGTTCAAATTCCTCCATGTGAATACAGTCCAGAAGTTGTGGACTTTTGTGAAAGCATTTTTGGAAGCTGGCCTTGTTTGGCTCGGATTAGAAAGCAACAAATGGGCGTTGTTAATAACTCCCAAATGAGTACTCCAGAAATTGGGCAACGTAATCCATGGGAAGAATGTGCTAGTTACTTCTTCGGACGCCCAATAGCATCTTACAATGTATAG
- the LOC110873495 gene encoding uncharacterized protein LOC110873495 isoform X1 has product MAYYDDGYIWAQEHTTFFPVAHQDPVSFSNYETYGYVDTNYDASNVCVFNEAKSIDHGYEYDYSYSDTYDYDKGYDYGDCHDWYSSPNTDINYLAQNYMEPKLIAYEPVECDTGYVSYHTQHSISYSKVDPGFNEPEFEEYDPTPYDGGYDIVSAYGKPLPPSDKTCYPRSKPKPVAPRPTPNSESLPNTKASPKPEPEPKHMPIATPIPLPKPEPKPELEPEPEPELVHALVPVPEPLELNEVGEREKKEYNYPGYGYDYPWPEYDNAHAIGAGYDYGYGKQVVQIPPCEYSPEVVDFCESIFGSWPCLARIRKQQMGVVNNSQMSTPEIGQRNPWEECASYFFGRPIASYNV; this is encoded by the coding sequence ATGGCTTACTATGATGATGGGTACATTTGGGCTCAAGAACACACCACTTTTTTTCCTGTAGCTCACCAAGATCCAGTAAGTTTTTCTAATTATGAAACTTATGGTTATGTAGATACTAATTATGATGCATCCAATGTTTGTGTGTTTAATGAGGCAAAATCCATAGATCATGGTTATGAATATGATTATAGTTATAGTGATACTTATGATTATGATAAGGGTTATGATTATGGTGATTGTCATGATTGGTATTCATCTCCTAATACTGACATCAATTACTTGGCACAAAACTATATGGAGCCTAAGTTAATTGCGTACGAACCGGTTGAGTGTGATACGGGCTATGTCTCGTATCATACACAACATTCGATATCGTACTCAAAAGTGGATCCGGGGTTTAACGAACCTGAATTTGAGGAGTACGATCCAACCCCATATGACGGTGGATATGATATTGTAAGTGCGTATGGAAAGCCCCTTCCACCCTCGGATAAAACATGTTATCCACGTTCCAAACCCAAACCTGTTGCGCCTAGGCCCACGCCTAACTCTGAGTCTCTACCTAACACCAAGGCCAGTCCtaagcctgagcctgagcctaaGCATATGCCTATTGCTACTCCTATCCCTCTTCCCAAGCCCGAGCCTAAGCCTGAGcttgagcctgagcctgagcctgagcttgTGCATGCTTTGGTTCCTGTGCCTGAGCCATTAGAGTTGAATGAGGTTggagaaagggaaaagaaagaaTACAATTATCCTGGCTATGGATATGATTATCCCTGGCCAGAATATGACAATGCACATGCAATTGGAGCGGGGTACGATTATGGATATGGGAAACAAGTGGTTCAAATTCCTCCATGTGAATACAGTCCAGAAGTTGTGGACTTTTGTGAAAGCATTTTTGGAAGCTGGCCTTGTTTGGCTCGGATTAGAAAGCAACAAATGGGCGTTGTTAATAACTCCCAAATGAGTACTCCAGAAATTGGGCAACGTAATCCATGGGAAGAATGTGCTAGTTACTTCTTCGGACGCCCAATAGCATCTTACAATGTATAG